The Acidicapsa acidisoli genome contains a region encoding:
- a CDS encoding ATP-binding protein: MVAKLAEWLKQADEKTSHLRWLNIGPRLTLCFLFIILAMLVGNAVLLWQFREASEQAERLSGVDQELIAVLQAHANLMSFYERLEALANSENSAALVEETESLRDALLDDSRRSRNILSHLPPDVEVDPTLLPDLEAIQDTLPAELGAITGLAEVKDWQAVRLRLANQVRPLDFRTAVLVENIDRDVSEKRAQALLHIAQAQRRILLIVPVTAGFTLLFAAYLGLAITRSITHPLRRLMEGSKALARGDFSYRVPGVGRDEIARLGKVFNNMIARLQGLYSELQRREAYLAEAQKLSQTGSFGWDVANGQIYWSQETFRIFDYDLTTKLTIRHILRRTHREDRSAVCELIGRVSRDKIAFDFECRLRMPDGSVKYLRVVGSPSRQERGSLEYVGAVTDITERKRADEALRRSEGYLADAQRLTRTGSWAWDVAARHGVYWSQEHYRLFGFDAEAGIPSDEAFYQRIHPEDRERVRRTVNVEVPAEGSEFDVEFRIVLPGEAVKYIRSTGHPVCNLSGDLVEYVGTSIDVTERKRADEERERLRQVLDDLAHLSRVTTMGELTASLAHEVNQPLSAAVTNAQACHQWLSGNHPDIEQARAAAKRIVKCGQQAGEIVSRIRSQFTKGTLKWQPVDINDVIREMISLLYSEAIRYNISIRMELATDLPEIMADRVQLQQVMMNLIINSIDAMKEVDGTREIAVKSQRSEDEQLHVSVSDTGIGLPPEQADQIFDAFFTTKSHGTGMGLRISRSIIESHGGRLWSAGVSGRGATFQFTLPATAAAQTTSPTALTL; the protein is encoded by the coding sequence GTGGTCGCGAAACTGGCTGAATGGCTGAAACAAGCTGACGAGAAAACGTCTCACCTCCGTTGGCTCAACATCGGCCCACGCCTAACGCTCTGCTTTCTGTTCATTATTCTCGCGATGCTGGTGGGAAACGCAGTCCTGCTCTGGCAATTCCGGGAGGCCTCGGAGCAGGCGGAGCGCCTGAGCGGCGTCGACCAGGAATTGATCGCAGTGCTCCAGGCACATGCCAACCTCATGTCATTTTATGAAAGGCTGGAGGCGCTGGCGAATTCGGAAAACAGTGCCGCACTGGTGGAGGAAACTGAGTCTCTTCGCGACGCCCTTCTTGACGACAGTCGGCGTAGCAGAAATATCCTTAGCCATTTGCCGCCCGACGTCGAGGTAGATCCGACGCTGTTGCCTGACCTGGAGGCCATTCAAGACACTCTGCCGGCGGAACTCGGCGCCATCACGGGGTTGGCTGAAGTGAAGGACTGGCAAGCTGTTCGCCTGCGTCTGGCTAACCAGGTTCGGCCTCTCGACTTCAGGACTGCGGTGCTGGTGGAAAACATCGACCGCGATGTCAGCGAAAAGCGGGCGCAAGCTCTATTGCATATCGCTCAGGCGCAACGGCGCATTCTCCTGATTGTGCCAGTAACGGCCGGGTTTACGCTCCTGTTTGCTGCATACCTTGGCCTGGCCATCACACGCAGTATTACGCATCCACTCAGGCGATTGATGGAGGGCTCTAAGGCTCTGGCAAGAGGCGATTTCAGCTATCGAGTACCCGGTGTGGGAAGGGACGAAATTGCCCGCCTTGGGAAGGTCTTCAACAACATGATTGCAAGGCTGCAGGGCCTTTACAGCGAGTTGCAACGGCGGGAGGCGTATCTCGCGGAGGCGCAAAAACTGAGCCAGACCGGCAGCTTTGGCTGGGATGTAGCCAACGGCCAGATTTACTGGTCGCAAGAGACATTTCGAATCTTTGATTACGATCTGACAACAAAGCTCACGATTCGGCACATATTGCGACGGACTCACCGCGAAGATAGATCGGCTGTATGCGAGTTGATCGGTCGTGTTTCACGCGACAAGATAGCTTTCGATTTTGAATGCCGCCTGCGGATGCCCGACGGATCTGTGAAATATCTGCGGGTTGTGGGGTCACCATCCAGGCAGGAACGAGGTTCTCTCGAGTATGTGGGCGCAGTCACAGATATCACCGAGCGCAAACGGGCGGATGAGGCGCTGCGACGGAGTGAAGGCTACCTTGCCGACGCGCAGAGGTTAACGCGAACCGGCAGTTGGGCATGGGACGTAGCAGCCAGGCATGGAGTTTACTGGTCCCAGGAACATTACCGCCTGTTTGGCTTCGACGCGGAAGCGGGAATTCCGTCGGACGAAGCGTTCTATCAGCGCATCCATCCTGAGGATCGGGAACGGGTTCGGCGAACAGTCAATGTCGAAGTACCTGCCGAAGGCTCCGAATTTGATGTGGAGTTTCGAATCGTACTTCCGGGCGAAGCAGTCAAATACATTCGCTCAACAGGTCATCCTGTCTGCAACTTATCCGGCGATCTGGTGGAGTACGTCGGCACATCGATTGATGTGACCGAACGTAAGCGGGCCGATGAGGAGCGCGAAAGGTTACGGCAGGTTTTGGATGATCTTGCGCACTTAAGCCGGGTAACCACGATGGGCGAGTTGACGGCATCCCTGGCGCACGAGGTAAACCAGCCCCTCTCAGCGGCTGTAACCAACGCTCAAGCTTGCCATCAATGGCTATCGGGCAATCATCCAGACATCGAACAGGCACGCGCGGCTGCGAAGAGAATCGTGAAGTGTGGACAGCAGGCTGGAGAAATCGTCAGCCGGATCCGTTCGCAGTTCACGAAGGGCACATTGAAATGGCAACCAGTGGATATAAACGACGTTATTCGCGAGATGATTTCCCTCCTTTACAGCGAGGCAATTCGATACAACATATCGATCCGGATGGAGTTGGCGACAGATCTTCCCGAAATCATGGCAGATCGAGTGCAATTGCAACAGGTTATGATGAATCTCATTATCAATAGCATTGACGCGATGAAGGAGGTGGACGGAACGCGTGAGATAGCCGTCAAGTCGCAACGATCGGAAGATGAGCAACTTCATGTCTCCGTCAGCGATACCGGCATTGGACTTCCGCCGGAACAGGCGGACCAGATCTTCGACGCGTTTTTTACTACCAAGTCTCACGGCACCGGCATGGGTCTTCGCATCAGCCGGTCCATTATTGAATCGCATGGCGGCCGCTTGTGGTCAGCTGGCGTTTCCGGGCGCGGCGCAACTTTTCAGTTCACCCTGCCTGCCACTGCCGCGGCCCAGACGACCTCCCCAACTGCTCTCACGTTGTAG
- a CDS encoding extracellular solute-binding protein: MKTVCVLGILLLLSGSGCSRQSPREPVTVTFLDIEWDTPDKMPGLARDLQEFTRETGIRIKRIPRPDGSFNQLALWRQLLQQGSGAPDVVSIDVIWSGILNQYLMDLKPYFATELASQNPVVAASYTVGDKVVAIPHHAYVGVLLYRPDLLRKYGYRDPPKTWDELEQMSTRIQAGERAKGQKDFWGYVWQGGIDEDLTCSGLEWQISEGGGRIIEDDKTISVNNPQVVRAWQRAAHWVGSISPPGVVAYGKWDAQNVWGSGKAAFLRGWQSDYSLISHGWPFSGSRSDTAAGDPSRFGITSMPGGRVGRVSALGGNGLAVSQSSAHPREAIELIRFLLDHDRKLMLSNEHSEPSAEAELFELPVVLNPYPELTKLSPQGGNVVARPSVVAGEKYGDVSKAYLQAVHSVLTREKAPSIAAADLEKELVAMTGFRTGPPKRD; this comes from the coding sequence ATGAAGACTGTCTGCGTGTTAGGCATTTTGCTCCTCTTATCAGGTTCGGGCTGTTCGCGGCAGTCTCCGCGGGAACCGGTCACTGTGACCTTTCTGGATATTGAGTGGGACACGCCCGATAAGATGCCTGGATTGGCGCGGGATTTGCAGGAGTTCACGCGGGAAACGGGAATCCGGATCAAGAGGATTCCCCGGCCGGATGGCTCGTTTAACCAACTCGCTCTGTGGCGCCAGTTGCTTCAACAAGGCTCGGGCGCTCCGGACGTGGTCAGCATTGATGTGATCTGGTCAGGGATATTGAACCAATATCTGATGGACCTGAAGCCGTATTTTGCTACCGAGCTTGCGTCGCAGAACCCGGTGGTGGCGGCGAGCTACACCGTCGGCGATAAGGTGGTTGCTATACCGCATCACGCATACGTTGGCGTTTTGCTGTATCGTCCGGATCTGCTGCGGAAGTATGGATATCGCGATCCACCGAAAACGTGGGATGAACTGGAGCAAATGTCTACGCGGATTCAAGCCGGCGAACGGGCCAAGGGGCAAAAGGACTTTTGGGGCTATGTATGGCAAGGGGGCATCGATGAGGATTTGACCTGCAGCGGCCTGGAATGGCAGATCAGCGAGGGCGGCGGACGAATCATCGAAGATGATAAGACGATCAGCGTGAATAACCCGCAAGTGGTTCGAGCATGGCAACGCGCTGCGCACTGGGTGGGTTCCATTTCGCCGCCGGGTGTGGTGGCCTACGGAAAGTGGGACGCGCAGAACGTCTGGGGCTCGGGCAAAGCGGCCTTTCTGCGTGGCTGGCAGTCGGATTATAGCTTGATCAGTCACGGCTGGCCTTTTTCGGGATCGCGTTCGGATACGGCCGCTGGCGATCCTTCAAGATTTGGCATAACCAGCATGCCGGGCGGCAGGGTTGGGCGTGTGAGCGCGCTGGGAGGGAATGGCCTGGCGGTTTCCCAAAGCTCGGCGCACCCCCGTGAAGCGATCGAACTCATTCGATTTCTTCTGGATCACGATCGCAAGCTCATGCTCTCCAACGAACATTCCGAGCCATCCGCGGAAGCCGAGCTATTCGAACTGCCCGTAGTCTTAAATCCGTATCCCGAACTAACCAAGTTGAGCCCCCAGGGCGGTAATGTGGTAGCACGTCCCTCCGTTGTTGCCGGCGAGAAATACGGAGACGTGAGCAAGGCGTACCTCCAAGCGGTGCATTCGGTGTTGACCCGCGAAAAGGCTCCGTCGATCGCTGCTGCGGATCTGGAAAAAGAGTTAGTTGCAATGACCGGTTTCAGGACGGGGCCACCTAAACGGGATTAG
- a CDS encoding tetratricopeptide repeat protein, with translation MVVLSELITAASAQLSSEALKVNRLQIKAEQGSVREEAELAAAYFTGNGVAKDLSQAARWYEKAAEGGDPLAQVQIGYFYQAGIGVPVDLVQAVHWYELSAAAGNPRGMENLGVAYIKGIGVQKNPEMARHLFTEAFHKGCGSCASYLGHMFYFGLGVPMNKATAEDWYKSGTRMHDPMATYNLGLLYSESQEHVHDFGKAAKLFRTSVQGGYVPAMHALGLLLLKHPDLAKSSREALPLIETASYAGNWRSSMVLGILARDGNGVTADPKVAYYHFQIAVRQGGEEAQKLLAHDLNALEAKLSADKQSSVKSSADAWYEQHHLTLVLIGKDVKGTPAFPATAIAAASPGSYIGELVSATDFRKNAATYLDLNLSPEGDEKP, from the coding sequence ATGGTAGTTCTATCGGAACTTATTACTGCCGCCAGCGCCCAGTTGTCTTCTGAGGCGCTAAAAGTCAATCGCCTTCAAATCAAAGCTGAACAGGGATCAGTGCGGGAAGAGGCCGAGCTTGCAGCCGCCTACTTCACAGGCAATGGCGTGGCAAAGGATCTTTCCCAAGCGGCTCGATGGTATGAGAAGGCGGCAGAGGGCGGCGATCCGCTGGCTCAAGTTCAGATCGGCTACTTCTATCAAGCTGGGATCGGCGTGCCCGTGGATTTAGTGCAAGCGGTCCATTGGTACGAGCTCTCGGCTGCCGCCGGAAACCCTCGGGGTATGGAGAACCTCGGAGTGGCATATATCAAGGGAATAGGCGTTCAGAAGAATCCGGAAATGGCGAGACATCTGTTCACTGAGGCATTTCATAAGGGATGCGGTTCCTGCGCCTCCTATCTCGGGCATATGTTCTACTTCGGTCTCGGTGTGCCGATGAACAAGGCGACTGCAGAAGACTGGTACAAATCGGGAACAAGAATGCATGATCCAATGGCAACTTACAACCTGGGATTGCTTTATTCCGAGAGCCAGGAACACGTTCACGATTTTGGTAAGGCAGCCAAGTTGTTCCGGACCTCTGTACAAGGCGGGTATGTGCCCGCAATGCACGCGCTGGGGCTGCTTCTCCTCAAACATCCGGATCTCGCAAAGTCATCGCGTGAGGCTCTTCCGCTCATTGAAACGGCTTCATACGCAGGGAACTGGCGATCTTCCATGGTACTTGGAATACTGGCACGAGATGGCAACGGTGTCACCGCGGACCCAAAGGTTGCTTACTACCATTTCCAGATCGCTGTGAGGCAAGGAGGGGAGGAAGCGCAGAAGCTGCTTGCCCACGACCTCAACGCTCTGGAAGCGAAATTAAGCGCGGATAAGCAGTCGTCCGTGAAATCTTCCGCCGATGCCTGGTATGAGCAGCACCATCTCACCCTGGTTCTGATTGGCAAAGATGTAAAGGGCACCCCTGCGTTTCCTGCTACCGCGATTGCGGCTGCTTCTCCCGGTTCTTACATTGGCGAACTAGTTTCCGCGACGGACTTTCGGAAAAATGCTGCAACATATCTCGATTTGAACTTGAGCCCTGAAGGAGATGAGAAACCTTAA
- a CDS encoding sensor histidine kinase has product MGGFMSIGLLFALQDWISARNWRYKVSATLLVEAWVVQYFLWGAICWLIWLWLGPRIQQGRLSWILTCVLPLSIFVSVGEEMIWVLMFPTLPIGSSGWSYRRRLEFHLNAELMDSLVIFWSSFLLIRGVGYYQKYREKERSSQQLEAQLVNAQLRALRMQLNPHFLFNTLNGISSLMHTDIAAADTMLEQLSCLLRITLERGDAQLIPLSDEMQFVEMYLELQNKRFSGRLHQTVSVDPELYDTLVPAMILQPIIENAFTHGLSRLDKDGLLVIEAHRIHKRIKLTVLNTGVGLSPASSEEAAGKGVGLANVKNRLELHYGNDQRFLMREVTPNRVLVTITFPLQFAVDSSSKLTGLVRDDTGSDCR; this is encoded by the coding sequence GTGGGTGGTTTTATGTCGATCGGCCTGCTGTTTGCCTTGCAGGACTGGATCAGCGCACGGAACTGGAGGTACAAGGTCAGTGCGACTCTCTTGGTGGAGGCATGGGTCGTTCAGTATTTCCTTTGGGGAGCTATCTGCTGGTTGATTTGGCTCTGGCTGGGTCCGCGCATTCAACAAGGCCGGCTGTCCTGGATACTCACCTGCGTGCTTCCGCTCAGCATTTTTGTCAGCGTCGGCGAAGAGATGATCTGGGTTCTGATGTTTCCGACACTTCCGATTGGAAGCAGCGGATGGAGCTATCGGCGGCGGTTGGAATTTCATCTGAACGCAGAACTGATGGATAGCCTCGTGATCTTCTGGAGTTCGTTCCTGTTGATTCGGGGCGTCGGTTACTACCAAAAATATCGTGAGAAAGAGCGGTCATCTCAGCAACTTGAAGCGCAACTGGTGAATGCGCAGCTTCGCGCGCTTCGGATGCAGCTGAATCCGCACTTTCTGTTCAACACGCTCAATGGGATATCGAGCCTGATGCACACCGATATTGCGGCTGCCGACACCATGCTGGAACAATTGAGTTGCCTCTTGCGTATTACATTGGAGCGGGGCGACGCCCAATTGATCCCGCTCAGCGATGAAATGCAGTTCGTAGAGATGTATCTCGAATTGCAGAATAAGAGATTTTCGGGCCGCTTGCATCAAACGGTATCGGTCGATCCGGAGCTCTACGATACCCTCGTCCCGGCGATGATCTTGCAGCCGATCATCGAGAATGCCTTTACTCATGGTCTTTCCCGACTCGATAAAGATGGTTTGCTGGTGATCGAGGCACATCGTATACACAAACGCATCAAGCTTACGGTGCTCAATACTGGCGTAGGACTAAGTCCGGCTTCCTCCGAAGAGGCAGCCGGCAAAGGCGTAGGGCTCGCTAATGTGAAGAATCGGCTGGAATTGCACTACGGAAACGATCAACGGTTTCTCATGCGTGAAGTGACTCCAAATCGAGTACTTGTAACGATCACATTTCCGCTGCAGTTTGCAGTGGACAGTTCCAGTAAGTTAACAGGACTGGTGCGTGATGATACAGGCAGTGATTGCAGATGA